From the Spirochaetales bacterium genome, one window contains:
- a CDS encoding DUF2341 domain-containing protein, which translates to MVGDKRCVFFFFVLLFLFNACNIAFYNPFHENAGKTSTVYETTDFTGSVKIKFDTTPDGADVDGDVGDFPVLVRITDQAVIDATRPGAPDIRFLDMDGTTWLDYEIERWDQGGNYAEVWVLVPVVHGNSDSDYITMYYDDVIDGSVADGMCPSCVFDSSNGFAGVWHLAEDAAGTGSAALYNDSTDNVYHGDDYTAATVKDGVVGQGQEFAEFPDYVNVPYNLGDLDFGSGRNFTVSAWVKTTQAAAAFTWPLILSKEDNEAPRSGYNLVLHDANTDARWSLEIYVSGVQSAVMGSSDIADGEWHYVVGMRIGSDIVAYEDGDYANTTAASSASISRDCPLSIGVSSENRYDVTQFTGSIDEVTISKTERSADWIKLSFANQKAAQTLITFE; encoded by the coding sequence ATGGTCGGGGACAAGCGGTGTGTCTTTTTCTTTTTCGTCCTTCTCTTTCTTTTCAATGCATGCAATATCGCATTCTACAATCCTTTTCACGAAAATGCCGGTAAAACGAGCACCGTCTACGAAACAACGGACTTCACGGGCAGCGTGAAGATCAAATTCGACACGACCCCGGACGGGGCGGATGTCGACGGGGATGTGGGTGATTTCCCCGTTTTAGTCCGTATCACGGATCAAGCGGTTATCGATGCGACACGACCCGGGGCGCCGGATATCCGGTTTCTCGATATGGACGGAACAACCTGGCTTGATTATGAAATCGAGAGATGGGATCAGGGCGGAAATTACGCCGAGGTATGGGTACTCGTCCCGGTCGTTCACGGAAACTCGGATTCCGATTACATCACGATGTATTACGACGATGTGATCGACGGTAGTGTCGCTGATGGAATGTGTCCGTCCTGCGTGTTCGACTCCTCAAACGGATTCGCCGGGGTGTGGCATCTGGCCGAGGATGCCGCGGGAACCGGAAGCGCGGCCCTTTATAACGATTCGACGGACAACGTCTACCACGGAGACGATTACACCGCCGCGACGGTGAAAGACGGCGTGGTCGGGCAGGGACAGGAATTCGCGGAGTTCCCCGATTACGTGAACGTCCCGTATAACCTGGGTGATCTCGATTTCGGAAGCGGCCGGAATTTCACGGTTTCAGCCTGGGTTAAAACCACACAGGCGGCAGCGGCCTTTACATGGCCGTTGATCTTGAGTAAAGAGGATAATGAGGCTCCGCGCTCGGGGTATAATCTTGTATTGCACGATGCCAATACCGATGCCAGGTGGAGTTTGGAAATATATGTTTCTGGTGTCCAGTCTGCGGTCATGGGTTCAAGCGATATCGCGGACGGGGAGTGGCACTATGTCGTCGGCATGAGAATCGGAAGCGATATAGTCGCTTACGAGGACGGGGACTATGCAAACACAACCGCGGCGTCTTCGGCGAGTATAAGCAGAGATTGTCCTTTGAGTATCGGCGTCAGTTCGGAAAACCGGTATGATGTGACGCAATTCACGGGTTCGATCGACGAAGTTACTATTTCCAAAACAGAGCGCTCCGCCGACTGGATAAAGCTGAGTTTCGCAAACCAGAAAGCCGCGCAGACCCTCATTACATTCGAATAA